A genomic stretch from Falco naumanni isolate bFalNau1 chromosome 8, bFalNau1.pat, whole genome shotgun sequence includes:
- the MFAP3 gene encoding microfibril-associated glycoprotein 3, producing MKLSYCLLILTVSTDFSIGFTLKNVASNRTVAFGSFNASLHTVSQALVSSPAHHDIIAKEGTSILIECKLNISQYEYILWYNSRGHLLEQKDEGGRWRIADNSLNITKVNFADRGRYTCAGVNRNDTLYYTVTLRVTFTSGDMSIYYMIVCLVAFAITLILNITRLCMMSSHLRKTEKAINEFFRTEGAEKLQKAFEIAKRIPIITSAKTLELAKVTQFKTMEFARYIEELARSIPLPPLILNCRAFMEEIFEAVRVDDPDEVGEEEKQTQACGTQAAIYPVNPEIKRSDSPAGDSDDGSMNEQGQEIAVQVSIHPQSEVQSIDTVSHDSCQFAPSEEGTC from the exons ATGAAGCTCAGCTATTGCCTGTTAATTTTGACTGTTAGTACTGATTTTTCAATTGGatttacactgaaaaatgtaGCTTCTAACAGGACAGTTGCTTTTGGGTCTTTCAATGCATCACTTCATACAGTGTCTCAAGCTTTAGTAAGTTCTCCAGCACACCATGATATCATAGCCAAAGAAGGGACCAGTATTTTAATTGAATGTAAACTGAACATCAGCCAGTATGAATATATTCTTTGGTATAACTCCAGAGGACACCTGCTTGAACAGAAGGATGAAG GTGGCCGGTGGAGGATTGCTGATAATTCCCTTAACATCACAAAGGTCAACTTTGCTGATCGGGGGCGATACACGTGTGCAGGTGTTAATCGTAATGACACCTTGTATTACACAGTCACCCTGAGGGTTACCTTCACCTCAGGAGACATGAGTATCTACTATATGATTGTGTGCCTCGTTGCCTTTGCTATAACCCTCATTTTGAACATAACCCGTCTGTGCATGATGAGCAGTCACCTCCGCAAAACCGAGAAGGCTATCAATGAGTTCTTCAGGACGGAAGGGGCTGAGAAGCTTCAGAAGGCTTTTGAGATAGCCAAGCGTATCCCTATCATTACATCTGCCAAAACACTAGAGTTGGCCAAAGTCACTCAGTTTAAGACCATGGAGTTTGCTCGGTACATTGAAGAGCTTGCCAGAAGCATTCCCCTTCCACCTCTGATCCTTAACTGCAGGGCGTTCATGGAGGAGATCTTTGAGGCCGTGCGAGTTGATGATCCCGATGAAGTTGgtgaggaggaaaaacagaCCCAAGCCTGTGGTACCCAAGCTGCAATATACCCCGTCAACCCAGAGATCAAGCGCAGCGATTCACCAGCCGGGGATTCAGACGATGGTTCCATGAATGAGCAAGGTCAAGAGATAGCCGTTCAGGTGTCCATTCACCCACAGTCAGAAGTGCAGAGCATTGACACTGTTTCTCACGACAGCTGCCAGTTTGCGCCTTCTGAGGAGGGCACCTGCTGA